In Cicer arietinum cultivar CDC Frontier isolate Library 1 chromosome 7, Cicar.CDCFrontier_v2.0, whole genome shotgun sequence, the genomic window GTTAATGTTCATATTCACACTTCATAGTATTTTCCCCCTCTGCCTCTATTTTTTAACAACCCTTCAATTATAcgggttttttatttaaaaatccttttttttttttaaataccaaTCTGccctagttttaaaaaaaaataccaaaatgccctactttttttgCATCAGTAGCAGGTCGCATCCTGGGCCTGCGACGTCCTGAaagacctttttttttttttgcagaatCAGGTCGCATCCTGGACCTGCGCCTTTCTGAAATGCCTGTTTTTGTTCTTCAGCACATGGTCGCATCCaggatgcgacctcctactacgtaattttttttttatataataataataataataataataataataattttaataataataataaaaagaaaattcgattaataaaataaaaatacttttattatttaatatattcaataatttattttaatattatatattctttgattgttgaattttgttatttattattaggtatattatattggatatattatatttattattattaaatattttaaaaataattataacattaaataatacaaaatattgttataaataaataaaataattaatttaatattactatataactttaaataattattataataaaaaaacaataataataataaaaagaaaattctattaataaaataaaaatacttttattatttaatatattcaataatttattttaatattatatattctttgattgttgaattttgttatttattattaggtatattatattggatatattatatttattattattaaatattttaaaaataattataacattaaaaaatacaaaatattgttataaataattaaaataattaatttaatattaNNNNNNNNNNNNNNNNNNNNNNNNNNNNNNNNNNNNNNNNNNNNNNNNNNNNNNNNNNNNNNNNNNNNNNNNNNNNNNNNNNNNNNNNNNNNNNNNNNNNNNNNNNNNNNNNNNNNNNNNNNNNNNNNNNNNNNNNNNNNNNNNNNNNNNNNNNNNNNNNNNNNNNNNNNNNNNNNNNNNNNNNNNNNNNNNNNNNNNNNNNNNNNNNNNNNNNNNNNNNNNNNNNNNNNNNNNNNNNNNNNNNNNNNNNNNNNNNNNNNNNNNNNNNNNNNNNNNNNNNNNNNNNNNNNNNNNNNNNNNNNNNNNNNNNNNNNNNNNNNNNNNNNNNNNNNNNNNNNNNNNNNNNNNNNNNNNNNNNNNNNNNNNNNNNNNNNNNNNNNNNNNNNNNNNNNNNNNNNNNNNNNNNNNNNNNNNNNNNNNNNNNNNNNNNNNNNNNNNNNNNNNNNNNNNNNNNNNNNNNNNNNNNNNNNNNNNNNNNNNNNNNNNNNNNNNNNNNNNNNNNNNNNNNNNNNNNNNNNNNNNNNNNNNNNNNNNNNNNNNNNNNNNNNNNNNNNNNNNNNNNNNNNNTTTAAACCAGGGCAGAAtgggatttaaaaaaaaaaaatgatttttaaataaaaaaccccAATTATACATCTATCTTTATctaatcaataaatattaaattttaaaaattgtgaatACATATGATATATTAAgggataataattaaaacatcaaTAATGTCATTGGttcatttccttttttttttttggtttcctTGTATTCAACAATTTTAAACAATACTTGAAAATAGAAAGACAATGTCTCAAACttttaaattcttattttcttccttgttctaaaattttaaatgtaaaaaaatctagaattaatttgataaaatttaaaacatgtcGTAGAATGTGCGATAAGAGTTTTGAGAGtggaaatttaagtttttttaaataaaaaaaaaataatttactaaaattCCTTCTCGCTGACATCCatgttttataatttgattactATCATTGTGATGTAGATGAATTAATACAAANNNNNNNNNNNNNNNNNNNNNNNNNNNNNNNNNNNNNNNNNNNNNNNNNNNNNNNNNNNNNNNNNNNNNNNNNNNNNNNNNNNNNNNNNNNNNNNNNNNNNNNNNNNNNNNNNNNNNNNNNNNNNNNNNNNNNNNNNNNNNNNNNNNNNNNNNNNTCCTGCTGATTTATCAGGCCCTAAACTAAGACAAGTTGCTTTTGTTTCTCTCTTTCATGGTTATCCATTTCTCTAGTGTATACATACATGAGTTTCTACCATTTTCAATTAAACAGAAAGAGCCACGTCTTCATAGCTTATAGCAGTATCATTTTGATATCAAGATGATGCGAATTTGGTCGGATTTCCCTGAAGAAAAAGCATTTTGAATTCTGTATGGGGGAGTAAACCTGCCAATACGAAAATGAAAAAAGCAATGAGGAAATTGAAGGCTATGAATTAATGGAGAGGAAATTTTCAGTTAGAACCAGaataattttattagaaaacCGTTTTGATACTCTAGCCATGCGGTTATGCTTCCATGTCCAAAACTAAAATTGTACCAACATTGACTACGGGCATCTCATGAAAACTTTAAAGAAGCTTACCTTAGTTATACAAGCATGCATTGTATTTGCAATTTTCATGCTATATAAATCAAAACTGAATGCTATGTAATTATCACCTATCTGTCTTTCTTATGTGTGAAGACTTAAGTATGTGTGGCGCGTCATTCTTCCTCGTTTTTCACACGTACCATTGTGACTGTCAATTGCAACTTGCACACCTTTGTCCTGGAATTGATATTTTTTGCGTTACTTTACAAAGAAAATGGTCTTATCATTATTGAGACATTTacatgaaaaaacaaaaaagaatagCATACTGCAGTTGATAGGCTGGACGACTTCCATTTGATAAGCCTACAGCTGACAAAAAATTCTTCATGTTCAAATGCCATGCGGTAGGTGTCTATCAGAAGCTCCAAACATCGTGGGAAGTTGAAAGTTTCAGGAATCCTCATTTTCTGAAGATGGTATATTCTAATCAACAGCAGATGACCTAGTCTCACGGCGAAGAGAATTCAAGTTTGGTTGTCTTTTCTTAAGTATCTTTTTATCTCTAATACCATCATATAGTAGTTCATAGGCATGATAAGTTATATGACCCTTTTTCAACAAATTTTCAACAACAATCTTAGGTGCTGCTACCACCTTTTTATCAGCTTCAAAAATTGTATTTACAGTATCTGGGACAATGTCCTTTTGTACCATAAGGTGGATGATACCAACTGCTTCTTGAACCTTGTGCTCCACGCAAAGACAATTTAAAACCCGCCCAAATGTTGTCAGTGACGGAATAAATGCCTTTTCAATATTTTCCAATAGAAAATTGCATCCGCGAGCAACATTTCCCATTTTGCAAAACCCATCAATTATGACCCGGTAAGTATAGTTGTCTGGGTCGCAGCCATTTTTCTTCATCTCAGAAAAGAGTCTCACTGCCATGTTCATATTGAGCTGTTCAGAAAATGCACTAACTATGATGTTATAGGTTGCTGTTGTATGACAAACATCATATTGTTTTTCCATCCGCCGAAATAACCCATAAGCACCATCAAGATCACCAATCTTGCAGAACCCGGAGATCAATGTCCCAAAACTAACAACATCAGGTGTCAAGCCTTTGCTTTTCATTTCCCCAAGCAAATCTACAGCTTCATTTACATTCTTAGATTTGCAAAGGCTTTCTATGATAATGTTGTATGTAATTATGTTTGGAGCACATCCCTTCTCTGCCATTGCCTTGAAGATCTCCATTACTTCTTCGGACTTTGCAGCCTTGCAGAGCCCATTCAACAAAGTATTGTATGTGATAACATCAGGAGTCATACCTTGACTCCACATTCTATTTACCAACTCAATTGCACTGTCTAACTTCAACTGCTTGCAATAGCCATCAACCAAAGTGTTGTAGGTAAATATGTCTGGGAGGCACCCTTTGGCTATAGCGTCTTCTATAAGATGATTAGCATCAGATAAACAACCCATCTTGCACAAGCCATTAATGACTACATTATAAGACCATATATCAGGGTGACAGCCATTTTCTGCCATCTCATTCATCAATTGCAAAGCCGGCAAAATAAGACCTTGTTGACATAACCCTTTAATCAATGTATTGTAAACAATAATGTTTGGCCTTAAACCTTTTCCTAGACCATCCTTAAAGATAGCCACGGCCTGATCAGGGTCACCATCCTGGCAAAAACCATTAATTAAAGAACAATAGGTAAACTCATCAGGCTTAAAACCCTTAAAAACCGCATCTTTCAGAATCCTATTTGCATCCACTACCATCCCTTTCTTGCAGTATCCATCAATAATACTATTATAAGTGAAATCATTAGGCTCAAATCCACCATTAATCATTTTATGCAAGCATTTCTCAGCTTCATCGACACGAGAATTCTTACACAATCCACATATAACTGTATTATAGGTAACAACATCAGGCCTCAAACCTTCCCTTGCCACACAACCCAACAACCTAACAGCCCTATCAACAGCACCTTCCTTACAAAGCCcttgtataaaaatattaaatgtaaaCAAATTGGGACAAACCCCTCTCTTCAAAACCTTGTTAAGAAGCTTCTCACTTTCCAAAACAAGACCTTTCTTACACAACATATGGACAAGCTTATTAAAAGTGGTAACATCAGGACACAACGAACAATCAAGCATTTCATCAAACAACTCACGTGCATAAACTTTATCATCAAAATCATAAAACCCTGCAACCACAGTACAATAAGCAACAGCATTGGAAAAACAACCAAGCAAAGGCATATTACGAAGGAGTTTAAGAGCAGCATAAGGCCTACGTGTCCTACAGAAGGACTTAATCCTTATAGTGTAGGTGTACACATCTGATTCAACCCTTTTATCTTTCATCCTCATGTAAAGCTTATGAGCTTGGTTAAAGTAACCATATTCAACCAAAATGTTCATAATGGCATTGTAGGAATAAACAGATGGATCGCAGTTGTATAAATCCATGCGTTCGAATATATCAACAGCTTCCTGAACTTTTCCTTTTCTTCCGTAGAATCTCATGGCTTCAACGTAAACTCCTTCTAACAATGTGTTATCTAAATTTGCTCTCATTTCTGAAAGCAAATTCTCCATTTTGTTGAACTCACCATGGAAGCCAAGCTTTTGAAGCATGCACTTGTATGTGAATAATGTGTGCTTGAAACCTTCTTCGTTTTTCGATGAGTTGAACATCTCCAACGCTTTTAGAGGATCCTTTTGTACTTTCACAACAGCGGCAACATGTTTGGGAAGCAACACGCGATTCATTCCAATATTTCACAGTCAAAAACAACAACGATAACAAGGTTTTGGTTTCAGTTTCAGGCTTCTTTTGCAGATAGAACATGGCTCTGCCCAAATCTATATAcattattataataaagcaaacatcaTATGGCAATTTTGCCACGTGTATCAAATTTCTATTACTAGAAATAATATCTCATGTGTCTGTTAatgatcaattaaaaaattaagaataataaattaaaaataaaaaattaagaaagaaaaaaaataaaactttcaatTACATCACGACGTGATGCATTGAGAATTTAATGGccacttaaaaaattaaaaataaaatataatgcaccACGACTCTTTTTGAAGGTCATTGTATGCGGCCGTTGAGAAGTCAATGGTCAGTTAAATAAAtgagaagaatgaattaaaaaaaataaaaggcgaGTTAATGGCtggttaaaaaaataagaagaataaattaaaaattaaattttttttttaagaaaaaaataagactTCCATTATGATGATGCatcgttgagaagttaatggctaattaaaaaataaaaagaatgaattaaaaataaaatacggTACACTATTACTTATAGTTTTTTAaggtaattgtttttaaatactactttatcaaccactgtttcaaattaattaaaaaatttattttattttactaattgttttccaactttcttttttaattcgTCTTAATCCATTAACCGTATATCctcaataatctctcattttccGTGTCtcttttataaacatttttccgtgtctcttttataaatatcattcgcATTATCTCATTTGTACACAATTTcctcttaattttttctattttaaaaatttgttatttagttttttgtttaTCGTTACGTGATGTCCgacaaaaaatcagattttattacttcaatttctccaaaaaaatgAGTCATAAATTTTATGCTATGAAAATTGTACATAGATGACAAGGTTTAactatttgttttataaattcaaattttaaattatacacgaacgtatttgttatgttattaatttaacaaacttGTATTTCATATTGTTAGGGTCATAAAATTCAAACAACAGTGCGAAAAGCtcttatttctcgatttgagacTACTATTCGTGAGAGAGTTGTGTCTAACTCTGGAGCATATAGAACAACCGGACaccaattcaatttgaatttgcAAAATAGTATTGGTTCGAGAGTTTAGTCACAGTACTCAATTTCCCAGAAATTCGAAAtgtttgacaatttttttaaggtaattgttttttaaacactactttaacaACAccgctttaaattaatttaattaaaaaaattattttatttaaattaatttaaattatattatttgtgtattAACAAATATGTCTTTCATATTCTTAGGGAGATATAATTGAAGCAACTGCGagtttttatttctatatttgaTGTGTACAATTCTATTGGTGTTGCTTCTAACAACTTTCTGCTGTATATGGAACAATCGGACACCATTTCATATTGAATCTGCAAAATGATACATAGACACGTTAGAAATGTTGACATCAATTACTACTTTGGTAGATATATTCACAcgaattagttaaatttatttcaatatgtcattgttattttattttatttataaaaaatattactattttattatatatattttttattgtttatgtttctaaattttgtctCACAAAAATTGTACATATGTGTTGCCACAAGAGATATTgacagaaaaataataatttatgtaagtaaatataaaatttaggctAAATACAATTCATTATATCTATTAcacagtttttagtttttattggaaataatgatttttcaaacttcaaacactgTTCTAACAAATCTATTACATCACGATTTGACGAGTTGATAGTTATGTGAAAGTgtataatgatttttcaaaagctattattttaaatggttccattttaattttactaatatactatacattttacattctaaaattattattaaatatcatgcaaattcaaaagaattcaaatgattcatgaaagattaatgaagactaacatgcaaattcaaagataaaaaataatcatagtttttatgtgtattgtaatttttttttgtcatagaaagattatttttctttaatattttatgagtagtactggaatgaaaaatattttgtcacTTGATACATCaagatttatatgaatttttaaatgtcatgtatttcatataaataacatactatgttgaataataaaaataaaaattcattattaagttacttactcatctttatatttgctaatttacttaatttatatatgtcatgtttattattttaaaaattcttatttcatctaatctaattatttaatttatctttacatttactaatttacttaatttatatatgtcatgtctattatttaaaaaattcttatttcatttaatctaattatttaattttttaataattattgtttttatttgtttaaaattaaaaatattgttttataataaatttttttggaaagaaaaaaaatatttttttggagaattaaaaaataagactaAAGAGTGGTGTTGGAGTCGATGTTTTTCATTAATATTAACCGTGTAagaaagtaatttttaaattaaattaggattatatttttttactaaaaattgttttttttaagtcacCTTATtcatttaatatcaataaaatttataaaagacaattttaaacaattaaaagaCAATTTTAAACGTTTGTAACGGTTAAAACTttcattaattatgtttttttctcTGATTATAAATGTTACTGACggctaaattttttaaaatagggatgctttttaaatatatatatatatatattaaaatttactataaaaaataatataattaaaataaatacattaaagttattattttaatataagataacacaaattaaaaacttatcGAAATTTGACAAAGAGTGAATAAGTATAtgtaaagaagaaaaattaaagaGAAGGAGTAGAAAGTAGAAAAAATGCAGAGAAaatatttagagaaaaaataaaagtaaaagaagGGTTTTCTTGCTGTAATTAAACTCGTTTCCTTagttacagaaaaaaaaaacattacaacACCCCATgcaaaaattgatcttttaaatTGGATATCAGGTAAAATGAACCTAGCCCgaataaaattaatcatttaaattggATATAAAGTAAAtgtctcattttctcttttttttttttgtattttgtatttttatttattttaaatattagattTTAGAAGGGTTGGACTATTGATCGATCTtgcattttggttattttgatGCTTGTAaccatttttttgttattttaaactttacatctttgattatgttcattcttgtaagtattttataataaaatttgtaaatttaatattgattgtatgtgtatatatttgatactaaaaCAATAGGAAAAATAGGTTATATTACTTCCTTTGTCTTTGAACTTTGGTTGTTTTAGACTTtgatatacatattaaaaaataataaatttagattagtttaatcttttttactcttcatttattaaataaaaataaaattcatttaatgtaAAGTTTTAGGTTTTTAAGGATATAAAAGGAAAAACATCATTAACTACAActtgattttctaaaacaacaaaaattttgaaacaaaagtaAAAAGTTTAAAGGATTAAAGGTCGAGGCTAGAGGGAGTATgtttttggaaaaaataaagtaaggtaattttttttgctaagaatatgattttaaaaaacaaaaagaatttgAGTAAATTAGGACTCAACCAAGCCAAAGTCGAAGAAAAAGAAAGCAGTTTGACCCAAACCAATTCAATATTGTAAATATATGGTGGGTTATATTTTGACCCAAATTGGATTCccttatataatttgagtattaATTGGCTAAATTCAACCCAAACCGATCCATGTAAAGCTCTTCTTAAATATCTTTAAGATCGGTACTTCACTTGACCAATTCAATATACATTGATGTTAGTTTCTGGTTTTTTTTAGTTACTTATACATAAGTTACATGAATTGAATTTACATAGTTAAGATCATATTCTTGAAACAACAATCTTTAGAAGAAAGTATATGGAGATACACAATTGAgtgacaaaaaaagaaaatttataatttaaataacaagACCAACCGTAAAAACTcatgaataattaaattttcacgtatactaaataaatttaatttattacacACGTGAACGTGAATTAACTTCATATAAATTACGCGAATTCAGTTTGTAtaacctatttaattatataaataaaataaatatataattaataaaattgttcaatatataatttaatgtagatcaatattttaaaagaaattttaaaattttgatgatacGCTAAAATTGATATTTACAATTATCTTCATCCTAACAAAGGAATTGATGTCCTAATTGATAAGTTAAAAAAACagtattaaataaatgaattcttcaaaattaaacttatattccctcatatattaaaataaacaaaaaaacaaatatatttaacctaaatttaaataaaatatatttatctttattttcctCAAATTATCACTAATCAATTATTTATCTACCTCATTACAACAAAAACCACGAAAACTTCTACTTCTTCTAAATAACGACTTAAGTGATTGTTAGTATTTGAAGTGATTTTTGAAGTATTACTAAACTTAGATAAAATAATCCACTATTTGTTTCTTTGTAGACTATcatgaatgaataaaaaaagaatattgaaaaagaaagtGAGAAAGAAGAATTGAAAAGGGAAGAACGCCGTTGAGTGGAGACCCACCATTAAGTGATTAATAAGGCAACAACTCCATTTGACACAAAATAATGTGACCTTAGTGTCTCTATCCGTAGGCTTCAAGAGTACCATATTTCTACCAAATTTCATTGCTTACACCTAACTTTGCATAAAGCcaatattttggttattaattaCCAAATATAATCATCATACTTTTTCGtttc contains:
- the LOC101510746 gene encoding uncharacterized protein, with the protein product MNRVLLPKHVAAVVKVQKDPLKALEMFNSSKNEEGFKHTLFTYKCMLQKLGFHGEFNKMENLLSEMRANLDNTLLEGVYVEAMRFYGRKGKVQEAVDIFERMDLYNCDPSVYSYNAIMNILVEYGYFNQAHKLYMRMKDKRVESDVYTYTIRIKSFCRTRRPYAALKLLRNMPLLGCFSNAVAYCTVVAGFYDFDDKVYARELFDEMLDCSLCPDVTTFNKLVHMLCKKGLVLESEKLLNKVLKRGVCPNLFTFNIFIQGLCKEGAVDRAVRLLGCVAREGLRPDVVTYNTVICGLCKNSRVDEAEKCLHKMINGGFEPNDFTYNSIIDGYCKKGMVVDANRILKDAVFKGFKPDEFTYCSLINGFCQDGDPDQAVAIFKDGLGKGLRPNIIVYNTLIKGLCQQGLILPALQLMNEMAENGCHPDIWSYNVVINGLCKMGCLSDANHLIEDAIAKGCLPDIFTYNTLVDGYCKQLKLDSAIELVNRMWSQGMTPDVITYNTLLNGLCKAAKSEEVMEIFKAMAEKGCAPNIITYNIIIESLCKSKNVNEAVDLLGEMKSKGLTPDVVSFGTLISGFCKIGDLDGAYGLFRRMEKQYDVCHTTATYNIIVSAFSEQLNMNMAVRLFSEMKKNGCDPDNYTYRVIIDGFCKMGNVARGCNFLLENIEKAFIPSLTTFGRVLNCLCVEHKVQEAVGIIHLMVQKDIVPDTVNTIFEADKKVVAAPKIVVENLLKKGHITYHAYELLYDGIRDKKILKKRQPNLNSLRRETRSSAVD